The genomic window CGAGGGTGATGAGGAGGTGATGCGCCGTATCTCTCCACTCATGGCGGAATGTTATATGAAGCTGGAGCAATATGAGAAGGCTTACCAACTGCTTTCCACGATCATAAACGATCCGGATATGGAGGATGGGCCGACCAATTATATCAATTATATCCGTTGTTGTACCGAGACCGGACGTGACAACGAGGCTTCCAACAAGTTATTCAAGGCGGCGCAATTGTATCCGAACAATGTCCGTCTCCTTTCTCTTTTAGCGCTTTGCTTGCTTGATAGCGGGAAAAAGGAGGAGGCTATCGAAATTACGAATAAGATATTCAAGATCATCGATAGCAATAGTATCGATCCGGAAACTCAAGAGGAATGCAACAGCTTGATTCATGCCGGGGAATATTTGCTTTCTAAGGGAGAGGTAGACAAGGCGATCTCTTATTACAAGAAAGTCCTTCAAATCAACCCGAAGACCCCGCTGATTCATATCCATTTGGCTATGGCTTATCTGCATAACAAGGATCTGGAGAATTTCACAGATCATGTCAGCCAAATATCCGAAGATGATCTTTTCCGCTTGTTTCGCAAATTTGGATCGGACATGTTCGCTGACTTTACCATCGATCCCGATAAAGAGAAGAAACATATCCAACCCGAGGATCTGGTAAAAGAGTTTTTAAAGAATAAAGATAACAGTAATTAGACAATTAATAATGTAATATGCCTAACAAACGAAATCTCAAGGACTACGGTTTTTTAGTATTAAAAGGTATGGGTATGGGAGCGGCGGATGTCGTTCCCGGTGTGTCGGGAGGAACGATCGCCTTTATCGTAGGTATCTACGAGGAACTGATCGACTCTATCAAAAGTATTAACGGGACGACATTGAAACAATTATTCACGGGGAAAATAGCGGCCTTCTGGAAAGGGATCAACGCTAATTTCTTGCTTTCTATCGTGGCCGGTATCGGTATCAGCATATTCTCGCTGGCGAAGATCATTACGTATCTCTTGGTGTATCACCCGATCTTGGTATGGTCTTTTTTCTTTGGCTTGGTGCTGGCCTCTACTTGGTTCGTCTCTAAGGATATCAAGCAATGGAACTGGAAGACGATCTTGAGTTTCGTTGTCGGGGCGATGATCGCTTTTTATATCACCGTGGCGACTCCCGCCGAGACTCCGAGTAATTTACTCTTTATCTTCCTCTGTGGGGCGATCGCTATTTGCGCCATGATCTTGCCGGGTATCTCGGGTAGCTTTATCTTAGTGTTGCTCGGAAAATACTTCTATATCATGGAGGCGGTCAAGACGTTTAACGTTCCCGTTATGTTGGTGTTTATAGGGGGTGCGGCTATTGGTATCACGACGTTCTCCCGCGTGTTGTCATTCGCCCTTCGTAAATTCCATGATATAACGATCGCCGTATTGGCCGGATTCATGTTGGGTTCGCTTAACAAGGTATGGCCTTGGAAAGAAACGATCGAGACCTATGTGGATAGCCATGGCATGACCAAGCCGTTGGTTGAGGCGAATATCGCTCCGAATCAGTTTGTTTGGGAGGCCGTCGGATTGATGATCTTAGGTTTCGGGATCGTATATTTCCTAGAAAAGCTCTCACAAAAAAGCGCTAAGGCGTAACCCAATATTACAATGGGCATTATAAGGAGATTACAATGCCCATTATAAGATGGTAAGAATGGGCATTGTAAAGAGCTTACGATGCCCATTCTTATTTGCCTACATTTTATCATCGCACATCGTACTTTTCCAATAAGCGAAATCCTCTCTATACCAATAAAGTGATAAAGAAGTATCAAAAGTAACTATAACCGTACCCTAGTCGCCGAGGTGTTAAATATCAGTAGAAAGACGCTATTCAACAAAATGAAACGTTATAATCTTGGCAACGAGTAATTTTTTACTAACTTTGATGCCTCAATAGAAATGTGTTACATTTAGATTTTAAATAAACAAGTATTATGGCGAAAATAAAAGGAGCTGTTGTTGTAAACACAGAGCGCTGCAAGGGATGTAACCTTTGTGTAGTAGCCTGCCCGTCGGATGTACTGGAGTTGCACCCACGAGAAGTAAACAACAAGGGGTATCACTATGTGTACATGAAGAACCCGGACGCATGTATCGGTTGCGCTAGTTGCGGGTTAGTTTGTCCGGACGGTTGTCTAACGATCTACAAAGTAAAAATATAAAGTTATATCAAGATATGGCAGAAGATATAAAATTAATGAAGGGTAACGAGGCCATCGCCCATGCGGCTATCCGCTATGGCGTGGACGGTTACTTCGGCTATCCGATCACTCCGCAGTCGGAGATATTGGAAACCCTTATGGCAGAGATGCCGTGGGAAAAGACCGGCATGGTAGTCTTACAAGCGGAGAGCGAGGTAGCCGCTATTAATATGGTATACGGCGGAGCTGGCACTGGAAAGAAAGTGATGACCTCTTCTTCCAGTCCGGGCGTGAGCTTGAAACAAGAAGGTATTTCTTATATCGCGGGAGCGGAGCTTCCTTGTCTGATCGTGAACGTTATGCGTGGCGGTCCCGGATTAGGAACGATCC from Parabacteroides distasonis ATCC 8503 includes these protein-coding regions:
- a CDS encoding 4Fe-4S dicluster domain-containing protein, producing the protein MAKIKGAVVVNTERCKGCNLCVVACPSDVLELHPREVNNKGYHYVYMKNPDACIGCASCGLVCPDGCLTIYKVKI
- a CDS encoding DUF368 domain-containing protein, with translation MPNKRNLKDYGFLVLKGMGMGAADVVPGVSGGTIAFIVGIYEELIDSIKSINGTTLKQLFTGKIAAFWKGINANFLLSIVAGIGISIFSLAKIITYLLVYHPILVWSFFFGLVLASTWFVSKDIKQWNWKTILSFVVGAMIAFYITVATPAETPSNLLFIFLCGAIAICAMILPGISGSFILVLLGKYFYIMEAVKTFNVPVMLVFIGGAAIGITTFSRVLSFALRKFHDITIAVLAGFMLGSLNKVWPWKETIETYVDSHGMTKPLVEANIAPNQFVWEAVGLMILGFGIVYFLEKLSQKSAKA